Genomic segment of Actinomycetota bacterium:
CGAAGACGTAGACGTCATAGACCCGGTTGGGGTTCTGCGCGGCGAAGGTGGTGGCCACGGTCAGCGTCGACTGCTGGGGCGCGGTGGCCGGGTCGCCGGCGGGGACGTTGCTCCAGCCGCTGGCCGGCTCGAACTCGGCGACCTGGTAGGAGAGGCCGAAGCGGGCCGCGCCGGCCTGCTCGTCGGGAACGGCCGGGGCGGTGAGCACCCCGCGGGTCGAGAAGAAGGTGGTGAAGTCGACGGTCGGGCCGTCGATGTTGGCCTGGCGGCCGGCAACCCAGTCGAGCTGGGCGACCTGCCGGCCGGCCCGCTCGGCGGCCGAGGCGATCGAGTCGGCCTGGAGGACCCCGGAAGCCGAGAAGCTGGTCCCCCGGGAGAAGTCGGTGCCGGTCTGGTGGAAGGTGTTGTTGGTGGAGCCGTGCTTGCCCGGCCAGGCGCCGGTGGCCAGCGTGCTCCAGCCGACCCCGGTGTTGGGCGGGAACCCCTGGGTGAGGCCGTTACGGCCCTGGACCCCGCGTCGCTTGAGCTGACGAATGTTGGGCATGGCCCCGGCCGCCGCGAAGCGGTCGACCAGGTCGGGCCGCATGCCGTCGGCCGCGAACAGGATGGCCGCCTGCTCGGCGGGGGCGGCCGCAGCCGCCGCGTTGGCCGCCGGGGCGGGAGCCGCCGTCGCCAGCAGCGCGGCCAGAACGGCGATGACGAGGGCAAGAGCGGAAAGACCGCGGAAACGGCGGCGAGCGACCATGGGGCACCTTCCTGGAACCGGCGCTGGACACAGGCGGTGAAGCTGAACCCGGAGACCCGGTAACGCTTCCGTACCGGGCAAACCGTGTCAAGATCCCCCGAATGGTTCCGGGGTCGCCTGGCCAGAACCGGCCGTTGGATCCCTGCACGCCTGAACTCAAGACCCGGCCCGCTGGGCCCTGTGCACGCCCGACCCGAGAGCCGCCTGGCGAGCCCTCCGCCCGCCCGACCGAGAGCCCGCCTGGCGAGCCCTCCGCCCGCACGCCTGACCGAAGGCCCGGGCTGCTGAGGCCCGGCACGCCTCACCCCAGACCCCGGGCGCTTGGGGCCCCTGACGGGAGGGCAGCCCGGGACCGGGAGAGGAGCTTCCGGTTGTCCACAGGCCCGGGTGACCGGGCGGTCGCTGTCCGGGCGAGGGCGGGTCGGGCCAGGCGCTAGAGTGCCTTGATGGCAAGCAGATCAACTGGGCGAGCAGCGACGTGACCTCGACCGGACCGACCGGGCCGTCGCCGCCTGGCGACCCCGGGGCGGACGCCTCCTTCTCCGACGGCCGGGTGCGGCTGCACGGCTGGCGCCATCCGGCCATCCTGGCCGTGGGCGCGGCGACCGTGGCCGCCGGGTTCGCCCAGTTCGGGGCCACCACCGCCCTCGGCGACGTGGCCCGCGCCTTCGGCGAGACCGGCGACGGCACCTCGGTGGTGGCCAGGGTCGGGCTCTCCGGCACCACCCTCGGGATCGGCCTGGCCATCGTC
This window contains:
- a CDS encoding alkaline phosphatase family protein — translated: MVARRRFRGLSALALVIAVLAALLATAAPAPAANAAAAAAPAEQAAILFAADGMRPDLVDRFAAAGAMPNIRQLKRRGVQGRNGLTQGFPPNTGVGWSTLATGAWPGKHGSTNNTFHQTGTDFSRGTSFSASGVLQADSIASAAERAGRQVAQLDWVAGRQANIDGPTVDFTTFFSTRGVLTAPAVPDEQAGAARFGLSYQVAEFEPASGWSNVPAGDPATAPQQSTLTVATTFAAQNPNRVYDVYVF